Genomic window (Lycium barbarum isolate Lr01 chromosome 2, ASM1917538v2, whole genome shotgun sequence):
ATGCTATATATCCTACGACTTTTTTCAGTAAATTTCCTATAGTTGAAATTCACCTCCCGTCTTATATATAATTGAACTAGTATATTTAAGAGAAAATGGATAAAGTCCTTCAATTCCCAACGTCCACTAAACTTACTTTAGCACTGCAATTTTATGGGGAGAAGTTTCTGGAGAAAGcaagaaagagaaaagggagaaaagaagaagaaaaagaaaatgatgaATTGGATCCTAAATagatttaaatattaattttaattttttaaaataatttttttcaaaatttttatagTTGTCATGTCATTAGATAAGTTATATTTCCTGTTAAAATGATCATCCTATTTGAGTGATTTTTGAAAGATAAAATAAAGTTAAGTTACTATGATGGTTAATTTTTCAAAATAATTACTCACTCGAGAAATTCAATCAATGTGGAACGGAGAGCTAACAACTAATCTCACGTAGGGGATCATTTCCATTCCATTGGACCCAAGTAACTTCATTCCTCGCCGTCATAGATCTCGTCATCGTCGTCCTTTTCACAGGCAATACCTTGTCATTGCGATGCAAGAGCCCCCATCTCTCTGCCCTAAAACCACCAAAGATACATAAAAAGACAAAGTATCTGTCCTCCATTAAAATACCCTTTCCTGCGGTAGAAACGAGAGTAGATTGAAGGGTCAGAGGTTGCCGCGGTCAGATTCTGTCGAGGTCTTCCATTTTGACAACTTCTTTCTATTTTttgtaatattttttatttatttaagtttaAATCCATGTGTCTATCATTTTATTTGTCATTTGGCATGTAAACTACACGCACCTTTGTTGTTTGGCTGCATATTAACTTTGTGTCCAAATGGCACAATAAATGTCTTTTTGAAGGGTTCAAATGGTAGGAATCTCAATTGACGGGTCTAAATAAATTCCACGAACACGTTCAAGGGTTTTTCTATGTGTTAAGCCAActgaaaatatttatttaatacTACAGTATGAAAATTGAAACTAAATTTGAAAATCTAAGGAATACACTTAAGCATGTTCTTTTATCTGAGAGCATTTATTCTGAAAAAGTTTCACAAATAATAGCACTTGCAAGTGAGGGGTAGTTTTCCTACTATGACCTTGGTGATACTCATACTCAAGAGGTTGGACACTTCTTCCAAACATAAATAATAATTTGTGTTAGCACTTGCAAGTATGCAGTAGCTAGTCCTCACCTCCGTGGCACTCACTCGTTGGCAATTTTTCCCATCTCGTAACAAAATATAAAACGTTAACACTTGCAAGTGTGGGGATAACTGACGTAACCCTAGGCTTGGTTGCTTCCACACTTGGGGAGGTTGACTATTTGTTTTAAGTCTTATGTAAAAATATTTTATCTAATCTGAACAGAGTCTAGAAGTGCAAGCAAATGGAATATAAGCTATCAATTAAATAAGAAAGGAATTTAATTATTTCTGACAGTCTGAGTTAAATGAAATATAAATTGGTTGGCTGAATGATTTAACTGAATTATCATGTGGAGCTGTTCACTTTCTGAAAGTAATCTATAATGTAATTAAACTGTGGGAGTTTTCGCTTTCATATTTGCTTTGTGGAAGAAGACCTAATGCTCAAAACCATCAAAATTCTTTTTCCTGAAATCTGAAATTTATACCTATAGTTGACCGTATGACGATCGCGCATTGGAGTGAACTAAGCTACTTGCTACACTAAGCCGAATTCTAGTCCACGTGGGGGCCGCAGATTATAACTTAAATATGAAAATGTGATATTATTTACCATATtgtgacctattacacacctatatatcactttttcatatattaggtgtgtaataaGTTACTATTAAagtttaagtgtgatatcgacatttggaATATAGTTTAAGGGTCAATCTATGTCTTTTTCCTTTAAATAATGATTTATTAgtctaaaaaaaaattataccaaAAAGATGTGTGTCAGatatacttgaaaaaaaaaaaaaagattcacgTAAATTAAGTTGAGATGTCTAAAAGTTATTTGGCTACAAGTTAATAGGTAAACAATGTATGAAACCTGTGTAATAagacgtgtgtgtgtgagagagatcGCTCTTAACCAAAAACAAATTATGCAGGCCGTATTTTTTCAATTAAGCACACTTTCTGATACTTAAATTTGATTCTGTAGAGGTATTGATCTAGCCTCCCCTTTTGGTGTTTTCCTATtactcaataataataataataataataataataataataataataataataataatttatttgACAAAAAAAGGAATAGAAATCAATTTAGGTACCTACTCCATTTTGTCTATCAAAAATAATACTCCTACTTTCATTACTGAGTTCAACAAACTCTCTAAATAgcataaaattttaaaaagcaTACATGTAACCTTTAATTAAGATTAGATCATATTAGACACGGTGTGTAAATACTCTGGATATAGAATAATTTGATTACATATAGTAATTATTTAAGCTTTAGATAATTAAAAATTTACCGCTTTTTGCTTCAAAGACACTGATGAAAGAACTTAGTAAGGAAATCAAAATTTGAAGTCAACCACATAAATTATAGATTATTGTAATACGAATATATTCATTGAATAAAAGGAACATACACCCAAATAattgaaaaattaattaattactaaaaTTGAAATAActtctcatatttgaaatctataAAAAGCTAGTCAGAGGCAAGACATTTCATATTCGTTGTTCTCTGTCTGTCTGATTGAAATGACGAGGTATGTTAGGTTTTCCTTTTCGTTTCCTTTTTCAGTTTTGTTTTTATAGAATTTACTCAATCTATGgctacttgtctttgatttcttctcTTTATGACTAGCATTTTTGCAAGTCTTGAATGTTGTGTGTAATTAGTTACGAAGTTTAAATGAATCTGAATTGATGCCATGTTCCAGTATAGATCTcctcttttttttgggggggtgggggggtgttggggggggggggttgttgttgttgttgttgttgtgactTGTGGTATTTCAGAGGAATTGTAATTTGTAAACATGGTTCTCATCAAGTCCATGACTTAGGGCAGCCAGTTCATTTGCTCTTTATTAGCTTTTCTGAAGTAGTTGTTTATAGTATAACCATGTAGATCAAATAGTTTCTGAATCTCTTTGACGTAGTTCTTAAATTTTTGTATTTAATTTTTGTTTGTTCTAGTAAAGATACATTTATGTGGATTGATttaatttatgtatgttgaaatCTGTAGTGCataacatttttttctttttttagacAATGTGAGTGGCATAAAGTAGGAAGGggttccggggggggggggggggggggggtggaggatTACATCAGGTTAGTTTTGGAGAGTTCAAATGCAGAGAGGATTAAGTTTTCGAGAccgtttttattttattttttaaattaagatgTTTAAGTCTCTATAAATCTGAATATCAAGTCGTTATATTCAAATATGGATAATGAATGAGTAAGATTATTAGTTTTCTTAGATTattcataatttattttaaattaaaaaatttaatacaTATAAAATTTTAAGTTGTAGTGGTTTGTGGTGATTGTGCGGTAGAAATGATGGTGACTATATAGTTGGCAGTGGCGATTGAGATGGTCTAGGTGTTGATGGCAGTAGCTAGCTAACAGTGGTGATGGTTGACACTTGACATTTATATTAGTGGTGGTTGACAATGGTGATGGTGGTGATGATTGGTAGTCGTCGTGGTTGTGATCGATGCTGGAGGTGATTCGTTGTAGTGGCCGGTGGTAGTGATTGGTGGTTGATAGAAGTGGCTAGTAGTAGTAGTTGACACTGGAATAATAATTATGAGGATGGAGGTGGTTAGTGTGGTTGTGGCTGGTGATAGTGGTCGGTGGTATCGGTGTTTAGCGATAGTAGTGGTGGTGGTGACTGGCGATTGAGTTGATTGGTGGCTAGTGGTGATTGTGGATAAAATACTAGTGCTGAAAGGTCGACTTCACAAAAAATTTCAATTTAATAGCCTATTAATAATATTAGGACTATGTATGAGATATGAATAATCCAAATCCATCCAAACTCATTAAGtgattaaatattaaaaaaataaatgaacaaaaaaatTTGAGGTCTGAACTATTCAAATTCAATCCTCctttaaatataaatatttaagatcgttgtcaatttttttttttttttggctgaatGTTATAACATATACTTAAAGCAAGTCATCACAAAAGACAAGTTCGCTAACGACCACGTAGGCGTTATTGCAGCAATAGCTACTTAACATACTAGAGCTATGTACATGAATATTCTTATAAAAAGAGTTCCTAACATATCTATTATCTATCCTCATTTCCGTGTATGTAAGCAAATATGGAAGGCACTTTTACTAGTAGCACATTCCCAAAAACACTGCTTCATTGCTATTCTTTCGGAAGAGTTTAAATAGGTATGAAGTTTCATATCTCTTTAAATCACCGTGTACATTTAGGGgttgtacatatatacatgtattccAATATTATTCACTGTCGTGGCTTCGCTATTAGTTGCTCACTTTATAGCCCGACAATACATTGACTATAGTCTATCAAATGAAAGAgcctctttcttcttttttaagACAAGAATGAGAGTACATTCAAAATATTTAAGACATGACAACAGCCTTATTTCTTAAAGGTTTAATTTGACTCTATAAAGTGTTTATTGGTCGGTTGTTTCATCTATATGGATCTTATTTAAGATTTTCATTatattaaattataatttttacCCTACTAGCTTTTGATAACTTTGAGTTGCAAAGAATAATTAAGAAAGGCTCATTTTTTATTGTCCACTACTATGTACTGAAGCTTTAACTTGTTTTGTAACCAGATTAAGGAGGAACCGTGGAAGATCAACAAACAATTATCTTGCCGAAAACAATATGAATTATTACAATGTAGGATGTGATACTGATAGACTATCCGAGTTGCCACGACACCTCATAGATGATATTTTAAATCATATGACCATCAAGGAAATTGCTAAGATGAGCGTGTTATCACGAAAATGGAACCGTATATGGTCTACACATCCAATTATCGTGCTAGATCGCTGGTTTCATGAGGAAATAAATTGCCGAAATCGATCATCATCCTCTGACATTTTTGACTTCAAAAGTATTGTCAACAACATCATTTTGCAACATACAGGCCCAATTGTCAAGTTTATCCTTGACATATCAGGTGTAGGTTCAGATGACCGGGACATCAATTCATGGCTACGATACGTCTCCAACAATGGTGTTAAGGAACTTAGAATCGAAAATTCAATCCACTCCACATATACTTTGCCATATTTCTTATTCAATTCTGGAAAATTGAGTCATTTGGACATCACCAATTGTGCCTTCAAGATGCCCCTTGCCGCTACATCATTTAAGAATCTTGTGAGGCTTGATCTAAACCAAATAAGCTTTGACCCAACTTTGGTGTATACCATCTTTGAGGCTCCACTGCTCCTGACCATGTTGTTTACAAATTGTAATGGTCTCCAGTACCTTAATATCTTCGCGTCGCAGCTACTTGGCTTGCACATTGTTGATAGTCATTATGTTGATTTGAACATCCTCAAAGCCTATACTGAGCTGAAAGTGTTGACTATTGTGTCATGCGACAAAATCCAGCACAATGAATTTTGGAGAAGGTTTACATTGAAAGAAATTATTTGTTCGTTCCCTAAACTTACCGGGTTTTGCTTCAACAGTACTTTCTTCAAGGTAAGTTGCATgcaaatttattattttattctaTTCCAT
Coding sequences:
- the LOC132628810 gene encoding F-box/FBD/LRR-repeat protein At1g13570-like, with the protein product MVMVVMIGSRRGCDRCWRLRRNRGRSTNNYLAENNMNYYNVGCDTDRLSELPRHLIDDILNHMTIKEIAKMSVLSRKWNRIWSTHPIIVLDRWFHEEINCRNRSSSSDIFDFKSIVNNIILQHTGPIVKFILDISGVGSDDRDINSWLRYVSNNGVKELRIENSIHSTYTLPYFLFNSGKLSHLDITNCAFKMPLAATSFKNLVRLDLNQISFDPTLVYTIFEAPLLLTMLFTNCNGLQYLNIFASQLLGLHIVDSHYVDLNILKAYTELKVLTIVSCDKIQHNEFWRRFTLKEIICSFPKLTGFCFNSTFFKVN